The Nitrospira sp. KM1 genome includes a window with the following:
- the trpD gene encoding anthranilate phosphoribosyltransferase codes for MMSFPLLIAKIAKGQRAAKDLTWDEGKRAMKALIEGEATPAQAGAFLTAMRIKMESVTELASFVATARSYVVPLPIPRDSGVVDVPSYAGKQDTFHAIVASCIVAASAGALVLMHGYDGIPGRPGTAAVLKALGIPVDSEPHVVADTVTRQGFGYLDIGLYHPPLYRFLELRKELGVRNVFHPIARLLNPARASSQVVGLTHPPHFEKTAEVLRMLGTPRALVVRGVEGDPELSIAMATKVLELRDERITPLTLAPKDVGLPLGTSREMAGFSVDQRGREAELIKGLLTNKIQGGPQNWVILNAALLLYAANKEASLAACIPLARRVIENGTAARKFEELSRSPVGAGSVSHIA; via the coding sequence ATGATGTCGTTCCCCCTCCTCATCGCCAAAATCGCCAAAGGGCAGCGGGCCGCAAAAGACCTCACCTGGGATGAAGGCAAGCGCGCCATGAAGGCGCTGATCGAGGGAGAAGCCACTCCTGCGCAGGCCGGTGCGTTCTTGACGGCCATGCGCATCAAAATGGAATCGGTCACCGAATTGGCATCGTTCGTCGCCACGGCCAGGTCCTATGTCGTTCCTCTTCCGATTCCCCGGGACAGCGGTGTCGTGGATGTGCCGTCGTATGCGGGGAAGCAGGACACCTTTCATGCGATCGTCGCCTCGTGTATCGTCGCCGCCTCAGCCGGTGCGCTCGTGCTGATGCATGGGTATGACGGCATACCTGGTCGGCCCGGCACGGCCGCCGTTTTGAAGGCACTCGGTATTCCGGTTGATAGTGAGCCACATGTCGTTGCCGACACGGTGACGCGGCAAGGGTTTGGTTACTTGGACATCGGCCTCTATCATCCTCCTCTCTATCGATTCCTCGAGTTGCGAAAAGAATTGGGTGTTCGGAATGTCTTTCATCCGATCGCACGGCTCTTGAATCCTGCGCGCGCCTCGTCACAGGTCGTGGGTCTCACGCATCCTCCGCATTTTGAAAAGACGGCCGAGGTGTTGAGAATGTTGGGAACTCCTCGAGCACTTGTCGTGAGGGGAGTCGAAGGCGATCCTGAATTGTCGATCGCCATGGCGACGAAAGTATTGGAATTGCGCGATGAACGCATTACGCCATTGACGCTGGCCCCGAAAGATGTCGGCCTGCCATTGGGGACGTCCCGCGAGATGGCCGGATTTTCCGTCGATCAGCGCGGCAGGGAAGCGGAGTTGATCAAAGGCCTTCTCACCAACAAGATTCAAGGCGGACCCCAAAACTGGGTCATCCTGAACGCAGCCTTGCTTCTCTATGCGGCGAACAAAGAAGCATCGCTCGCTGCCTGTATTCCGCTGGCCCGCCGGGTGATCGAGAATGGGACGGCGGCGAGGAAATTCGAAGAGTTGAGTCGGTCCCCCGTCGGGGCCGGTTCGGTGTCTCACATCGCATGA
- the cysD gene encoding sulfate adenylyltransferase subunit CysD gives MKHLRQLEDQSVYILREAYKHFDNLAMLWSMGKDSTVLLWLARKAFFGHVPFPLLHVDTSYKIPAMIEYRDRLAREWHLNLVVGQNKEALAAGMNHTLGRVTCCTALKTNGLKQLLEQKGYTGVILGVRADEEGTRAKERYFSPRDKHGDWDFRDQPPELWDQFKTTFPPGTHIRIHPLLDWTEINIWEYIKLENIPFIDLYLDKGDGTRYRSLGCAPCTMPIQSKAKNVDDIIEELRHTTVAERSGRAQDEGRGMELLRKDGYM, from the coding sequence GTGAAACATCTGCGGCAGTTGGAAGATCAAAGCGTCTACATTCTTCGGGAAGCCTACAAGCATTTCGATAATCTTGCGATGCTTTGGTCGATGGGCAAGGATTCGACCGTGCTGCTGTGGCTCGCACGCAAGGCCTTCTTCGGCCACGTTCCATTCCCTCTGCTCCATGTGGATACCAGTTATAAGATTCCGGCCATGATCGAGTATCGTGATCGGCTCGCCCGCGAATGGCATCTCAACCTCGTCGTGGGACAGAACAAGGAAGCCTTGGCTGCCGGGATGAATCACACACTGGGTCGTGTCACCTGCTGCACGGCATTGAAGACCAACGGACTGAAACAACTGTTGGAGCAAAAAGGCTATACCGGTGTCATTCTAGGAGTCCGTGCCGATGAAGAGGGGACGCGCGCCAAAGAGCGGTATTTCTCTCCGCGGGACAAGCACGGGGATTGGGACTTCCGCGACCAGCCGCCCGAATTGTGGGACCAATTCAAAACGACGTTTCCTCCTGGTACGCACATCAGAATCCATCCGCTCCTTGATTGGACGGAGATCAATATTTGGGAATACATCAAGCTGGAAAATATCCCTTTTATCGATCTGTATCTCGATAAAGGCGACGGCACCCGCTATCGAAGCCTCGGCTGTGCCCCCTGTACCATGCCGATACAATCCAAGGCTAAGAATGTCGATGACATTATCGAAGAGCTGCGGCATACCACGGTGGCTGAGCGCTCTGGGCGTGCGCAGGACGAAGGGCGCGGGATGGAGTTGCTCAGAAAAGACGGATACATGTAA
- the ruvB gene encoding Holliday junction branch migration DNA helicase RuvB: MTPRTVSPQLSDDERSTENILRPQTLQDYVGQSRMKDSLRICIDAAKQRGETLDHTIFYGPPGLGKTTIAHIIAREMGGTLRATSGLVLAHAGDLAAILTNLQERDVLFIDEIHRLPASVEEALYPAMEDYQLDLVVGQGPAARTVKLDLPRFTLVGATTRAGALTSPLRDRFGLVHRLEFYTSDELQTIVTRSAGLLGISVDAAGAEEISRRARGTPRIVNRLVKRVRDYAQVKAEGRITKVVAQDALSWLGIDSAGFDEMDRKILLTIIEKFGGGPVGVESLAAAVQEDKSTIEDVHEPYLIQAGYLERTGRGRQVTRETLDHFKKPTNRLY, from the coding sequence ATGACCCCACGAACAGTCAGCCCGCAGCTAAGTGACGACGAACGGAGCACAGAGAACATCCTTCGTCCACAAACCCTTCAGGACTATGTCGGACAGTCCCGCATGAAGGATTCCCTTCGGATTTGCATCGATGCGGCTAAGCAGCGAGGCGAAACACTCGATCATACAATCTTCTATGGCCCTCCTGGACTCGGGAAAACGACGATTGCGCATATCATCGCCCGTGAAATGGGTGGAACGCTGCGGGCGACGTCCGGATTGGTGCTGGCCCATGCGGGGGATCTCGCGGCAATTCTGACCAATCTTCAAGAGCGTGATGTGCTCTTCATCGATGAAATTCACCGTCTTCCCGCATCGGTTGAAGAGGCGTTGTATCCCGCCATGGAGGACTATCAGCTCGACTTAGTGGTCGGTCAGGGGCCGGCGGCCAGAACCGTCAAGTTGGATCTTCCACGGTTCACCTTGGTCGGTGCGACGACAAGAGCGGGGGCGTTGACGTCACCATTACGCGATCGGTTCGGCCTGGTTCATCGACTTGAATTCTATACCTCCGATGAGCTTCAAACCATCGTAACCCGTTCGGCCGGACTGCTTGGCATTTCGGTCGATGCGGCTGGCGCCGAGGAGATCTCCCGACGGGCGCGTGGAACACCAAGGATCGTCAATCGCCTGGTCAAACGCGTAAGAGACTATGCGCAAGTCAAAGCGGAAGGGCGTATTACAAAGGTCGTCGCTCAGGACGCCTTATCGTGGCTGGGAATCGATAGCGCCGGGTTCGATGAAATGGACCGCAAGATTCTCCTGACCATCATCGAGAAGTTCGGGGGCGGTCCAGTGGGCGTCGAGTCCCTTGCAGCGGCGGTCCAGGAGGATAAGAGCACGATCGAGGACGTCCATGAGCCCTACCTCATCCAAGCCGGTTATCTGGAACGCACCGGGCGGGGACGCCAGGTAACCAGAGAAACCCTCGACCACTTCAAGAAACCCACAAATCGGCTGTATTAA
- a CDS encoding P-loop NTPase, translating into MAPEKDLKTILGKLRYSDDAKVVQQITEQMQQVQVRMAGIRHKLVVMSGKGGVGKSMTTVNLALAFARQHARVGLLDVDLNGPCVPRMLGLHGQSLTMTPQGAVPPIGPLGVKVASMDFFLGAASPVRWKGPMDVSPVWLGLMEMNVIREFLADVAWGELDYLLADLPPGAAADKPPVMAGFIPDLAGAIVVTTPSEVASDVVQKSVTYARDMGIKVLGIVENMSEYRCPSCGEQNELFEGNTEAMCEVLDLPLLGRVPFDRKLARTFDKGEPLLDETYPTIQRYQDIAGRIRTLLDYKKVLAEKL; encoded by the coding sequence ATGGCTCCTGAGAAAGATTTAAAGACGATTTTGGGCAAGCTGAGGTATTCAGACGATGCCAAAGTCGTTCAGCAGATCACCGAGCAGATGCAGCAGGTCCAAGTCCGGATGGCCGGTATCCGGCACAAACTGGTCGTCATGAGTGGAAAAGGCGGCGTCGGGAAAAGTATGACGACCGTGAACCTTGCCCTTGCGTTTGCCAGACAACATGCCCGTGTTGGATTGCTCGACGTCGACCTCAACGGACCATGTGTTCCCAGAATGTTAGGCCTTCATGGGCAGTCCTTGACGATGACACCGCAAGGAGCGGTCCCTCCGATCGGTCCGCTCGGAGTCAAAGTCGCGTCGATGGATTTCTTTTTAGGGGCTGCATCGCCCGTACGGTGGAAAGGTCCTATGGATGTCAGTCCCGTCTGGCTCGGGCTGATGGAAATGAACGTCATTCGGGAGTTTCTTGCAGACGTGGCCTGGGGTGAACTCGATTATCTTCTCGCCGACCTCCCGCCGGGTGCGGCCGCCGATAAGCCGCCCGTGATGGCCGGGTTTATTCCCGATCTTGCCGGTGCAATCGTGGTGACCACGCCTTCCGAGGTTGCCTCTGATGTCGTTCAGAAGTCGGTGACGTATGCCCGCGACATGGGCATCAAGGTACTGGGTATTGTGGAAAACATGAGTGAATATCGATGTCCATCCTGTGGCGAGCAAAACGAATTATTCGAGGGTAATACCGAAGCCATGTGCGAGGTGTTGGACCTTCCTTTGCTCGGCCGCGTCCCCTTCGACCGGAAATTGGCTCGGACCTTTGATAAGGGTGAGCCGTTGTTGGATGAGACGTATCCGACCATTCAGCGGTATCAGGACATTGCCGGTCGCATACGAACATTGCTGGACTACAAGAAAGTCCTCGCCGAAAAATTGTGA
- the ruvA gene encoding Holliday junction branch migration protein RuvA has protein sequence MIALLTGRLASKAPTHLALDVHGVGYEVFIPLSTYYSLPNQGDTVTLSVHTHVREDAFQLFGFMTQLEKESFLLLTTVSGIGPKTSLGILSALPVSDLIAAIQNADVDTLESIPGIGKKSAGRIVLELKDKMSKLRSGSDIQDEGRQDGQDRTAEDALSALTNLGYRAQDAKEAMKRAKHLNPGAASLQEMIRETLKELARR, from the coding sequence ATGATCGCCCTCCTGACAGGCCGATTGGCCTCTAAGGCGCCGACGCACCTGGCGCTGGATGTCCACGGCGTCGGATACGAAGTCTTCATTCCCCTCAGTACCTATTATTCCCTTCCTAACCAGGGCGACACCGTGACGTTGAGCGTTCATACGCATGTGCGTGAGGACGCCTTCCAGCTCTTCGGATTCATGACGCAATTGGAGAAGGAATCCTTCCTCTTGTTGACGACCGTGTCGGGTATTGGTCCCAAGACATCTCTGGGCATTCTCTCCGCTCTTCCGGTATCGGATCTGATTGCCGCGATCCAAAATGCCGATGTGGACACCCTCGAAAGCATTCCCGGAATTGGAAAGAAATCGGCTGGACGCATCGTTCTTGAACTCAAAGATAAAATGAGCAAGTTACGCTCGGGATCGGATATCCAGGACGAGGGGCGGCAAGACGGGCAGGACCGCACCGCCGAAGATGCCCTCTCTGCCCTGACCAACCTTGGCTACCGGGCACAAGATGCCAAGGAAGCGATGAAGAGAGCGAAACACCTGAATCCGGGAGCGGCGAGTTTACAGGAGATGATCCGCGAGACATTGAAAGAACTCGCGAGGAGGTAA
- a CDS encoding YebC/PmpR family DNA-binding transcriptional regulator, translating into MGGHSHWATIKRHKSAQDAKRGKIFTRIIRELTIAARSGGDPDGNPRLRLAIAKAKEANMPGDTMKKAIQRGTGELPGVSYEEFTLEGYGPGGTALLLEITSDNRNRTVAEIRSLFTKNHGNMAEAGAVAWQFQKKGLVTIEKEKIKEDDLLTLALDAGAEDVKVGEKTFEVVTETQAFDSVKKALADAKIDTSLAEITFIPQNTVRLEEKDAEQMLKLMEIMDEHDDVQKTHANFDISDEVMEKVAAAAAG; encoded by the coding sequence ATGGGTGGACATAGTCACTGGGCAACGATCAAACGACATAAGTCTGCTCAGGATGCTAAGCGTGGGAAAATTTTCACGAGAATTATCCGTGAGTTGACGATTGCGGCCCGTTCTGGGGGCGATCCTGACGGAAATCCACGTCTGCGTTTGGCGATCGCCAAGGCAAAAGAAGCCAACATGCCGGGCGATACCATGAAGAAGGCGATTCAGCGTGGGACGGGAGAGCTTCCCGGTGTTTCCTACGAAGAATTTACACTTGAAGGTTATGGGCCAGGAGGCACCGCGTTATTGCTCGAAATTACCAGCGACAACCGCAACCGAACGGTAGCCGAAATCCGCAGTCTCTTTACAAAAAATCATGGAAATATGGCAGAAGCCGGGGCAGTGGCCTGGCAGTTTCAAAAGAAGGGGCTGGTGACGATCGAGAAGGAAAAGATCAAGGAGGACGATTTGTTGACCCTTGCGCTTGACGCCGGCGCCGAGGACGTCAAGGTCGGTGAGAAGACATTTGAGGTTGTCACGGAGACTCAGGCGTTCGACAGTGTAAAGAAAGCTCTCGCAGATGCCAAGATCGATACCTCGTTGGCCGAGATCACGTTCATCCCGCAAAATACCGTCAGGCTGGAAGAAAAAGACGCCGAGCAAATGCTCAAGCTCATGGAAATCATGGATGAGCATGACGATGTCCAAAAGACCCATGCGAATTTTGATATTTCGGACGAGGTGATGGAAAAAGTCGCCGCCGCGGCGGCCGGGTAG
- a CDS encoding PCP reductase family protein, translated as MKFVCLNCETYMNFEKVEKPGEGSLGVFFGCPSCGAKFSMVTNPGETQMVSSLGVKLGGRTVSAEPFEMTRGTLKDEALAGSGQMAAYLNEKIQGGQPAAAPAMSSTKAGEKSSSGCPFSAMVAEMGLTSSGKPANGGAQKSEFTWTADAKEKLDKLPVFVKPMVQSSVESYAQKHGYSTITLQVMDDSKNDSPNGMSWTKEAEQRLDNIPDFIRPMARKEIERLAKERGVAAITAQVMDDAKDKFMKFM; from the coding sequence ATGAAATTTGTATGTCTGAACTGCGAAACGTACATGAACTTTGAAAAAGTTGAAAAACCGGGAGAAGGTTCGCTCGGTGTGTTTTTCGGATGTCCCTCCTGCGGGGCCAAGTTTTCGATGGTGACCAACCCCGGCGAGACTCAAATGGTCAGTTCCCTCGGCGTGAAACTGGGAGGGAGGACCGTGAGCGCGGAACCTTTTGAGATGACCAGAGGGACGTTAAAGGACGAAGCGTTGGCCGGCTCCGGGCAAATGGCAGCTTATCTGAACGAAAAAATCCAGGGCGGGCAACCGGCTGCCGCACCGGCCATGTCATCGACCAAGGCCGGTGAAAAATCCTCCAGCGGCTGTCCATTTTCCGCAATGGTGGCGGAAATGGGATTGACCTCGTCCGGAAAGCCTGCGAACGGCGGAGCCCAAAAGTCTGAATTCACGTGGACAGCGGATGCAAAAGAGAAGCTGGACAAACTCCCCGTATTCGTTAAACCGATGGTGCAGAGCAGCGTTGAGTCGTATGCCCAGAAGCACGGATATTCGACCATCACGCTCCAAGTCATGGATGATTCGAAAAACGATTCTCCGAACGGGATGTCTTGGACCAAAGAAGCCGAGCAGCGGTTGGACAACATCCCTGACTTCATCCGGCCAATGGCGCGGAAAGAAATCGAGCGGCTGGCCAAAGAGCGCGGGGTGGCCGCGATTACGGCTCAGGTCATGGATGACGCCAAGGACAAGTTCATGAAATTTATGTAG
- a CDS encoding phosphoadenylyl-sulfate reductase produces MTALPIEDIRKWGDSFDLRQPQDILASAIERYHPKIVLACSFGAEDVVLVDMIHRINSAVPLFYLDTEFLFPETYRTRDRIIERYGLEPAQVHRVTSFLTPQQQAEQFGDALWSRDPDQCCQLRKVEPLTRTLKNFDAWITGIRRDQSPTRAGARVIEWDEKFRLVKVNPLARWTWTDVWTYITVHEVPYNELHDRHYPSIGCSHCTAPVMPGEDQRAGRWKNNTKTECGLHKAS; encoded by the coding sequence ATGACGGCCTTGCCAATCGAGGATATACGGAAGTGGGGAGACTCGTTCGATCTCCGCCAGCCGCAAGACATTTTGGCGTCGGCGATCGAACGATATCACCCGAAAATCGTGCTGGCGTGCAGCTTCGGTGCGGAGGACGTGGTGCTTGTTGATATGATTCACCGCATCAATTCAGCCGTGCCGCTCTTCTATCTCGACACAGAGTTCCTGTTCCCTGAAACCTATCGGACACGCGATCGTATTATCGAACGTTATGGGCTCGAGCCGGCACAGGTCCATCGGGTGACGTCTTTCCTCACGCCGCAGCAGCAAGCCGAACAATTCGGAGATGCCTTGTGGAGCCGCGATCCCGATCAGTGTTGCCAGCTTCGAAAGGTGGAACCGCTGACGCGCACTCTTAAGAATTTTGATGCGTGGATCACGGGCATCCGGAGGGATCAGTCGCCTACAAGAGCCGGTGCGCGAGTCATCGAATGGGATGAGAAGTTTCGTTTGGTCAAAGTCAATCCATTGGCTCGCTGGACGTGGACGGACGTGTGGACGTACATCACGGTCCATGAAGTTCCGTACAACGAGCTGCATGATCGCCATTATCCGAGTATCGGGTGTTCGCACTGCACGGCTCCGGTGATGCCCGGTGAAGACCAGAGGGCCGGACGCTGGAAAAATAACACCAAAACGGAATGTGGACTTCACAAGGCCTCATGA
- a CDS encoding GTP-binding protein, translating to MTSAPTKPSEHLNIVIVGHVDHGKSTLLGRLYADTGSLPDGKLEKVQAICRQQGKEFEYAFLFDAFLEEQEQGITIDTARTFFIWKGRQYIIIDAPGHKEFLKNMISGAARAEAALLLIDALEGVKEQSKKHGYLLSLLGVRQFAVVVNKMDLVGYRQDVFDGIEKEYREFLSQFGATPETVIPVSAKLGDNIANRSQAMAWYQGPTVLETLSLFKKETARTEQALRFPIQDVYKFDARRIITGRITAGRLKIGDHLVFSPSNKRANIRSVEAFNIEPAPTGAEAGQSVGITLDEQIFVERGEVATHQDELPLVSTAFRANLFWLGRRPLEKGRTYLLRVATKEVDCEVAAIHRIIDTMQLDQQQDSTSVARNQVAELTLRTKAPVAFDLSSSFESTGRFVLVDDYDISGGGIVTEMVHDDQELLREEARRRDFAWVKGEVGNEARAQQYGHRAAIVLVTGGRHAGKSFLAKKLEARLVADGRHAYLLDGENLRRGLDADLSSAERNHTTEMARRYGEVARLLIDTGLIVVSTTNPFGMGYTEAVQAIRTLVHPAPVIAVHMSKTPEEVPPDTDIVLAGPTDFDDSTERIVDELKRRGVLAHAIGAKPTFQYSI from the coding sequence ATGACGAGTGCACCGACCAAGCCGTCCGAACATCTCAACATCGTCATCGTCGGCCACGTCGACCACGGTAAATCCACTCTGCTCGGACGTCTCTATGCCGATACGGGATCGTTACCGGACGGCAAACTGGAAAAAGTGCAGGCCATCTGCCGGCAGCAAGGGAAGGAATTCGAGTACGCGTTTCTCTTCGATGCCTTTCTGGAAGAACAGGAGCAGGGCATCACCATCGACACGGCCAGAACCTTTTTCATATGGAAAGGCCGCCAGTACATTATTATTGATGCACCGGGTCATAAGGAATTCTTGAAAAATATGATTTCCGGAGCGGCCAGGGCCGAGGCCGCTCTCCTTCTGATCGATGCCTTGGAAGGCGTGAAGGAACAATCCAAAAAGCACGGCTATCTTTTATCGCTGCTGGGCGTGCGTCAGTTCGCGGTCGTCGTCAATAAAATGGACCTTGTGGGTTATCGCCAGGATGTCTTCGATGGAATCGAAAAGGAGTATCGGGAGTTTTTGAGCCAGTTCGGGGCGACCCCGGAAACGGTCATCCCCGTCAGCGCGAAGTTGGGTGACAACATCGCGAATCGTAGCCAGGCCATGGCGTGGTATCAGGGTCCCACGGTGTTGGAGACGCTCAGCCTGTTTAAGAAGGAGACCGCCCGAACCGAGCAAGCGTTACGGTTTCCGATACAGGACGTCTACAAATTCGATGCCCGTCGCATCATCACCGGCCGCATCACGGCGGGACGACTGAAGATCGGCGACCACCTGGTATTTTCTCCTTCAAACAAGCGTGCCAACATCCGATCGGTCGAAGCCTTCAATATCGAGCCGGCCCCAACCGGCGCCGAGGCGGGGCAATCAGTCGGGATCACGCTCGACGAGCAGATTTTTGTGGAACGAGGAGAAGTGGCGACTCACCAAGACGAATTGCCGCTCGTCTCGACGGCGTTCCGCGCGAATCTTTTCTGGCTCGGACGTCGCCCGTTGGAGAAGGGACGCACCTATCTGCTGCGGGTGGCAACCAAGGAAGTCGACTGCGAAGTGGCAGCCATTCACCGAATCATCGACACGATGCAATTGGACCAGCAACAAGACAGCACGTCCGTTGCAAGAAATCAGGTCGCGGAATTGACCCTGAGGACAAAGGCCCCGGTCGCGTTCGATCTCTCATCGTCGTTCGAATCGACGGGTCGATTCGTCTTGGTCGACGACTATGACATTTCCGGCGGCGGCATCGTGACCGAAATGGTTCATGACGACCAGGAACTTCTCCGCGAGGAGGCGCGTCGACGCGACTTCGCGTGGGTCAAAGGTGAAGTAGGTAACGAAGCGCGTGCGCAGCAATATGGTCACCGCGCGGCCATCGTGCTGGTTACGGGCGGGCGGCATGCCGGAAAATCGTTTCTTGCGAAGAAACTCGAAGCTCGGCTGGTCGCCGATGGACGTCATGCGTATCTTTTGGACGGAGAAAATCTCCGCCGCGGACTCGATGCCGATTTGTCGTCAGCTGAGCGGAATCACACGACTGAAATGGCGCGGCGCTATGGCGAAGTCGCCAGATTGTTGATTGATACAGGTCTGATCGTCGTCTCAACCACCAATCCGTTTGGGATGGGCTATACGGAGGCGGTTCAGGCGATACGGACGCTGGTGCACCCGGCTCCGGTCATTGCCGTCCATATGAGTAAGACACCGGAAGAGGTTCCGCCCGATACAGATATCGTGCTGGCCGGACCGACGGATTTCGACGATTCCACGGAGCGGATCGTGGATGAACTGAAACGTCGGGGTGTCCTCGCGCACGCGATTGGAGCAAAACCCACGTTTCAATATTCGATTTGA